A single Defluviitalea saccharophila DNA region contains:
- a CDS encoding DUF1801 domain-containing protein, producing MSQSKLNREVTAFLDSLKHPLRDEIECLRKIILSTDYELTEGIKWNAPNYSINGEDRITIRIHPEKQLQVIFHRGAKVKEPLEERLLSKNYDILIWKENDRAIASFKSLNEIQENSQMIKEIVGKWIEATT from the coding sequence ATGAGTCAAAGCAAATTGAATCGTGAAGTGACGGCATTTTTAGACAGTTTGAAACATCCCTTAAGAGATGAGATTGAATGTCTAAGAAAAATAATATTGAGCACAGATTATGAGTTAACTGAGGGAATAAAATGGAACGCTCCTAACTATAGCATAAATGGAGAAGACCGTATTACTATAAGAATACATCCGGAAAAGCAGCTTCAAGTTATATTTCATCGTGGAGCGAAGGTTAAGGAGCCCCTGGAGGAAAGATTATTAAGTAAGAACTATGATATTTTGATATGGAAGGAAAACGACAGAGCGATAGCATCATTTAAGAGTCTAAATGAAATACAGGAAAATAGTCAAATGATAAAAGAAATTGTTGGGAAATGGATAGAAGCAACAACATAA
- the arr gene encoding NAD(+)--rifampin ADP-ribosyltransferase → MSNSYKGAPSDKGPFYHGTKADLKIGDLLTAGGNSNYKSDLKMNHIYFTANINGAGLAAALAKGEGRERVYIVEPTGEFENDPNVTDKKFPGNLTRSYRSKEPLRIIGEVTEWAKLTNRERQEWRENLDKNKGEIIN, encoded by the coding sequence ATATAAGGGTGCGCCTTCTGATAAAGGGCCATTTTATCATGGGACAAAGGCAGATTTGAAGATTGGTGATTTACTGACAGCAGGTGGAAATTCAAATTACAAATCTGATCTTAAAATGAACCATATTTATTTTACTGCCAATATCAATGGTGCAGGACTTGCAGCAGCATTAGCAAAAGGAGAAGGAAGAGAACGGGTTTATATAGTAGAACCAACAGGCGAATTTGAAAACGACCCAAATGTTACTGATAAAAAATTTCCTGGTAACTTAACCCGTTCTTATCGATCAAAAGAGCCTTTAAGAATTATTGGGGAAGTAACAGAGTGGGCGAAACTAACAAACAGGGAGAGGCAGGAATGGCGCGAAAACCTGGATAAAAACAAGGGTGAAATTATTAACTGA
- a CDS encoding DUF1576 domain-containing protein: MYGASGKHLKNVLPILLGVFLVSYFSVYAKI, encoded by the coding sequence ATTTATGGTGCCTCAGGGAAGCATCTTAAAAACGTATTACCAATTTTGTTAGGAGTTTTTTTGGTGAGTTATTTCAGTGTATATGCGAAAATTTAG
- a CDS encoding radical SAM protein, translating into MKIQSLSVCVPNKACVNKCKFCVARMRTEEYKNMMDENLPFYDLYEKDYIKRLEFARDNGCNTVMITGNSEPQQNRAFLQRFGTMNNNLSKPFRWIEMQTTGVGIDEPYLRFLRNHVGISTISVSISSFDDEMNRQYNGTSMNNKVCLVDFCKSIKKYDFNLRISINLTDSFNPYDAQYILKYCKETLNADQITFRVLYTSNNNTEQDQWIHEHKASDELIEDIKKYIRHHGRPLERLEFGNMKYSVDGMSTVLDDDCMNTEAKEELKYVILRPNCKLYSKWDDTASLIF; encoded by the coding sequence ATGAAAATACAATCGTTATCTGTATGCGTACCCAATAAAGCTTGTGTAAACAAATGTAAATTCTGTGTAGCGCGTATGAGAACAGAAGAATATAAGAATATGATGGATGAAAACTTACCTTTTTATGATTTGTACGAAAAGGATTATATAAAAAGGTTAGAATTTGCCAGGGACAATGGCTGTAATACTGTGATGATTACAGGAAATAGTGAGCCTCAGCAGAACCGAGCATTTCTACAGAGATTTGGAACAATGAATAATAATTTATCTAAACCTTTTCGTTGGATAGAAATGCAAACTACAGGTGTAGGAATAGATGAGCCTTATTTGCGATTTCTCAGAAATCATGTAGGAATTAGTACAATTAGTGTATCTATTTCATCTTTTGATGATGAAATGAATAGACAATACAATGGAACAAGTATGAATAATAAAGTTTGTTTAGTTGATTTTTGCAAAAGTATCAAAAAGTACGATTTTAATTTAAGGATTTCAATTAATCTAACAGATTCATTTAATCCATATGATGCACAATATATTTTAAAATATTGTAAAGAAACACTTAATGCAGATCAGATTACCTTTAGAGTATTATATACATCCAATAACAATACAGAGCAAGATCAATGGATTCATGAACATAAAGCCAGTGACGAATTAATTGAAGATATTAAAAAGTATATTAGACATCATGGCAGACCATTGGAACGTCTGGAATTTGGAAACATGAAGTATTCTGTAGATGGAATGTCTACAGTATTAGATGATGATTGTATGAATACAGAAGCAAAAGAGGAATTAAAATATGTGATATTAAGGCCTAACTGCAAACTATATTCTAAATGGGATGATACTGCGAGTTTAATATTTTAA